The DNA segment TTCGCAACATCCGATTGCGTCCACTGGGTCTGACCACCATGCTTGACAAAGACCTTTCGAAGTGGACCAAGTATCCCAAGATGCCGGGTGACTTCACCGTCACCGACGATGGTGAACTGCACGTCCAGGGCGGACGAACCCAACTCGAATCGAAGGAATCCTACGGCGACTTCGTGCTGTTGGCAGAATACCGATTGCCCAAAGCCGAACTGAACTCGGGAATCTTCTTTCGCTGCATACCCGGCGATGAGATGATGGGCTACGAGTGCCAGCTGTCCAATGAAACCATCGATGACAATCGGCTATCGCCCGCCGATACCGGCACCGGTGGAATCTTTAAACGCCAAGACGCTCGTTTCGTCGCCGGCGAAGTCGATCAGTGGACAACGCTGGTCCTCGTCGCACACGGACAAAAGATTGGGGCTTGGGTCCAAGGCGTCCAAGTCAGCAACTGGTTTGACGACCGGAAACCGGACGCCAATCCTCGCAAAGGACTGAGACTAGAACCGGGCACAATCATGATCCAAGGCCACGACCCAACGACCGATGCGAAACTAAAGCAAATCATGATTCGCGCCATCGAGTGATCGATTAGGAACCGCACGCCTTCGATCGCGGGCGGATGGATTGAGCAAATCACGACGATCGCATCAAATGCGCAGTGATGTATTCGGTTGACCATTTCGTCGGACCAGTGAACACACCATCGATTGTTTCAGACGGATTGCTTTTGGTTGTTGAATGAATTGCTTCATGGTTGCTTCGGCCGGCGCGATTCACCATTGTTTTGATCTCATTGAGGCCCCGCGAGTTTCGAGGCCCCGTGATCATCCGCCGAACTCGGTTTTGTTCTTGGTCGTTGCCAGCGCAATTTCGGCAGCCAACGCAGCTCTCAAATTTGATCCGATCGCCGTGCCTCACGGGTGCCTGGCTCCCACAGGGACGACACCTAGAAGGAGGCGGCGAAGCCCGCGTCACCAGATCGCCAAGGAGTGCATCGAACGATAAACTGCGCCGCAGGTAATGCGGGCGAGTCTGCGGCAGAGTCGGCCAGGTCAGTCCGCCCCAGACTGAAACAATCGGCCAATCACTTCGAGCAAGCATTGAAGCCATGATTCAAATCGGCAGGACGTACAATCTAGAGGTGGTCAAACACACGGACTTCGGAGTGTATCTGGACGCCGAAAATCTAGGTGAGATCTTGCTTCCCACCAAGCATGCTCCCGACAATTTGAGCGTCGAGGAGTCGGTCGAAGTTTTCCTTTACCTGGACTCCGAAGATCGCCCCATCGCGACCACACAGGTCCCCAAAGCGGAGGTCGGCGAATTCGCATATTTGAAAGTCAAAGACAATACGCGTATCGGCGCGTTCTTGGATTGGGGATTGGACAAAGACGTCCTAGTCCCTTTTGCAGAACAGCGTCGACCGATGAATCTGGGTGATTCTTACCTCGTGTATTTGTACATCGACAACCAAGATCGGATCACTGCGACCTCAAAGATTGACAAACGCATATTCGAAGATGACGCACACGATTTCCATCCTCAGCAGGCGGTCGATTTGATTATCGGAAACAGCACCGAATTGGGCTTCAAAGCAATTATAAATCACAGCCATTGGGGATTGCTGTACAAGGACGAAGTGGACCAACGCCTGAGTTTTGGGCAGAGCATTCAGGGCTACATCAAACACATTCGCCAAGATGGCAAGATTGACTTGAGCCTGAAGAGTGGTTCGCAAATCCGTGACGATTACAAACAATTGATCCAAGACTACTTACGGGACAATGACGGGTTTGCGCCCGTCCACGACAAGTCTACTCAAGCTCAAATTTACGACCTGTTTGGAATGAGCAAAGGCCAATTCAAAAAAGCGATCGGGGCCCTGTATAAACAGAGAGTCATTACGATTGAGAAAGATGGAATTCGATCGGTTTGATCACCTTGCGAAACGGCCACGGTTGAGGGGACGGATCGATGTGAGCCCAAAGGCAGCTCGCGTTTGATCAGTAAGCAGGCAATGAACGCGTCCTCTGATCGCTCGAATTGGTTGATCACCTCGTGGATGCGATTGTCGCAATGCGGCGAGCGCAACGGCTCTTAACATCGACAAAGTTCAGCTGAGATCGCACCGAAGACATCGTCCTGCTTTCCTTGCAATTAGCAGCCAATCAGTGCCGGACACTGCTTCTACGTTTGAAGTATGATGCATCGTCCATGAACACACCGATGCAACCCTCATCGAACGGCAACACTGCATCCCAGCGGATGATTTTGTGCTTGCGGGTACTTGTCGTGATCGAGTGTTTCGGGCTGGGTGGACGCTATCTATTTTCATCGTTTGAAACGGAAAGCGATGTCTACGGCTGGCTCTATTTCGATTGCCGTTGGTCCGAATCGTTTGCCCAATCAATCGATAACGGTGGGGCTCTGATGACCTTGCTCGCCGGTGGCCTTCTGTGCCTGAGCGGCTTACTTTTGCCGAGACCGCCAAATGAATCGCCACGGTTGAAAATTGCTCGCAGGCTTGATCAAGCGGCCGCATTGTGGATCGCAATTTGGATGCTGACGATTGCAGCGGCGCATATGATGCGAGCAGCCGTATTTGCTGAATTGTCACTGGCCGAACATGCCGTTCGCTACGCCGCTCCACTGGCGTTTGCCATTTGCGTTGGTACTGACCGTAAAGTTGCTGACCGTGGAGTCGGCTCGGCGATGTCTTCGCAACCTGCACGGGCTCGATTCGCGGTGCTGATGTTGACCGTGGCTGCGACCTTCACGTTCGCGGCGCACGGCTACAAAGCGTATCAGTGTTACGCCCCATTTACCGATCTCATCCTGCTTTCGGACATGCAATGGACCGGCACTGGCTGCACACAGGCGACGGCCGAGAATATCCTAGTTGTGATCGGCATAGCTGACATCATCGTGGCGTTAGCCTTACTGATCCTGCGCTCGCGTTCAGCTGCGTTTTACATGATCGTGTGGGGTTTTGTGACGGCGGCGAGTAGAATGACGGCACTCGGAATCGAGGCGTGGCCCGAAACGTTGATAAGGGTTGCAAACGGCGGTGTTCCGCTGGCCATTTTGACGTATTGGATCACGATTCCAAAAGCGATTCCTTTAACCACACTCCCACCGCGACCGCCGCACGACGCGGCAAATCACGCAAACTCTCCCGCCTAATTGATTGGAATCGTTGTCAGATGACACGACTTGAACGAACTCGGCCTCTGATTCTTGCCTTCCTCTGCTATCTGTTGGCGGCAAGCGGTGCGGCAAACGCGGCCGCCCCGCTATCCGGAACCAAACCTGCTCAGTGGCGCGTGGTTTGGACCGACGATCCGGCGACTTCAGCAACGGTTTCCTGGAGCACCGAGGCGGCAGGGAAATCACACACCCTGCGCTTTCGCGTCAAAGGCAGCGACGAAAGTCCGTCCGCCCAACTAGCCGACTCGGGACGGCACACTGGCGGCGAGTTCGAGTTGTACTATCACCATGCTCGCCTTCAAGAATTGCAACCAGCAACAGCGTACGAAGTGCAAATGGTCAGCGACGGGGACGAGTCGCCCTTGTTCTACTTCGTGACGGCTCCGGCGACCGACCGCGAATTCAGCATTTTACACGGCGGTGATTCACGTTCTGATCACGAAGTGCGCAGACGCGTGAACAAAATGATCGCCGGTATCGTGGCGACTTCCTACGACAACGATGACTTGGCTGATGACATTCTGGCCTTCGCCCACGGCGGCGATTACGTGGTTACCGGAACCAAGATGGATCTCTGGTCCGCATGGTTGTCGGATCATGAATTAACCACAGCGACAGACGGTCGGTTGTTGCCGGTCATCCCCGCCCGCGGGAACCATGACAAAGGAAAACCGTTCAACGAAGTGTTCGGGTTCCCGGAAGGCGATTTAAATTATTACGGCATCAGCATCGGCCCCCAAGTTCGCTTTACGACTTTGAATTCCGAAACCAGCACTGCGGGCGATCAGGCGCAGTGGTTGAAGAGCGAGCTAAAGGAATCTCGTGCCAGCCATCGCTGGTTGCTCGCACAGTACCATCGCCCGGTCTATCCGGCCGTCAAGACGCCGGGGCCCGGCCTGAAGAGCTGGGTTCCGTTGTTCGAAAAGCACAACGTCGACTTGGTATGCGAAGCGGACGGACACAACATCAAACGCACCGTGCCAATCCGAGCCGGTGTGCAAGATGAAACCGGTGTTGTTTACATCGGCGAAGGTGGATTGGGCGTTCCGCAACGGACGCCCAAGACCGATCGCTGG comes from the Rubripirellula reticaptiva genome and includes:
- a CDS encoding CvfB family protein, yielding MIQIGRTYNLEVVKHTDFGVYLDAENLGEILLPTKHAPDNLSVEESVEVFLYLDSEDRPIATTQVPKAEVGEFAYLKVKDNTRIGAFLDWGLDKDVLVPFAEQRRPMNLGDSYLVYLYIDNQDRITATSKIDKRIFEDDAHDFHPQQAVDLIIGNSTELGFKAIINHSHWGLLYKDEVDQRLSFGQSIQGYIKHIRQDGKIDLSLKSGSQIRDDYKQLIQDYLRDNDGFAPVHDKSTQAQIYDLFGMSKGQFKKAIGALYKQRVITIEKDGIRSV
- a CDS encoding purple acid phosphatase family protein → MTRLERTRPLILAFLCYLLAASGAANAAAPLSGTKPAQWRVVWTDDPATSATVSWSTEAAGKSHTLRFRVKGSDESPSAQLADSGRHTGGEFELYYHHARLQELQPATAYEVQMVSDGDESPLFYFVTAPATDREFSILHGGDSRSDHEVRRRVNKMIAGIVATSYDNDDLADDILAFAHGGDYVVTGTKMDLWSAWLSDHELTTATDGRLLPVIPARGNHDKGKPFNEVFGFPEGDLNYYGISIGPQVRFTTLNSETSTAGDQAQWLKSELKESRASHRWLLAQYHRPVYPAVKTPGPGLKSWVPLFEKHNVDLVCEADGHNIKRTVPIRAGVQDETGVVYIGEGGLGVPQRTPKTDRWFLESPGMADQGHHVFVLKFTNEALQGTCVLEGGKVRDQFTRMVRP